Proteins from a genomic interval of Quercus lobata isolate SW786 chromosome 11, ValleyOak3.0 Primary Assembly, whole genome shotgun sequence:
- the LOC115966734 gene encoding tubulin alpha-2 chain-like: NPEQLISGKEDAANNFARGHYTIGKEIVDLCLDRIRKLADNCTGLQGFLVFNSVGGDTRSGLGLLLLERLSVDYGKKSKLGFTVYPSPQVSTPVVEPYNSVLSTHSLLEHTDVAVLFLHV, encoded by the exons AACCCTGAGCAACTCATCAGTGGCAAGGAAGATGCTGCCAACAACTTTGCCCGTGGCCACTACACCA TTGGAAAAGAGATTGTTGATCTTTGCTTGGATAGGATCCGAAAGCTTGCAGATAACTGCACTGGTCTTCAAGGTTTCTTGGTTTTCAATTCTGTTGGTGGCGATACCAGATCTGGTCTTGGATTGCTTCTTTTGGAGCGCCTCTCTGTTGATTATGGCAAAAAGTCGAAGCTTGGTTTCACTGTCTATCCCTCACCACAGGTCTCCACACCCGTTGTAGAGCCTTACAACAGCGTCCTTTCCACACATTCCCTCCTCGAGCACACTGATGTCGCTGTGCTTTTTCTTCATGTTTAA